The following nucleotide sequence is from Melioribacteraceae bacterium.
AAAGGTTGATTCTGTTACTAAGTATAACCGCACAAGTATTTTTCTCTCAAAGTAGATTTGAAATTTTTCCGGATGATCTTTTAATCCAACCATTTACAGCAAACATTATTGAACCGAAACTTGGTTTCTTATTTCAAGTCGGCAATAATGAATTACGTTTAGATATTGGTAATTCAATCGATGTTGTAAGATATTCAATTTCTGAAAATGAGATAGTATCCTTCGGGGCTGATCTTTTCACATACACTTTATTGCGAGGTGAAACTGATTTTCACTTCCCGGTTGATGCCGTTGATTATTTGTTCGGGATTAATGCCGGTTATAAAAATATAAATAAAGATTTTGAATACGGAGCGCGGTTGAGATTAAGCCATATCAGTGCTCACTTTGTTGATGGACACTATAGTCATGAAACTCAAAGTTGGAGAGATGGTAGAAACCCTAGAGTTTACAGTCGAGAATTTGTTGAAATAATGCCCTATGTATCTTTGGATGATCTAAGAGTTTATATGGGTTTTACATATTTAATAAATATTACTCCCAATGAATTGGGCAAAGATATTTATCAAATTGGATTCGACTATTTTGCGGATAACTTATTTGGAGAAAACTTTACACCTTTTATTGCATACGATTTCAGATTGGCAAACTTAGATAAATATGTAGGAAACAATTCTTTAAATGCTGGTATAAAGTTTGGTAAAGCTAATGGAA
It contains:
- a CDS encoding DUF1207 domain-containing protein — encoded protein: MKRLILLLSITAQVFFSQSRFEIFPDDLLIQPFTANIIEPKLGFLFQVGNNELRLDIGNSIDVVRYSISENEIVSFGADLFTYTLLRGETDFHFPVDAVDYLFGINAGYKNINKDFEYGARLRLSHISAHFVDGHYSHETQSWRDGRNPRVYSREFVEIMPYVSLDDLRVYMGFTYLINITPNELGKDIYQIGFDYFADNLFGENFTPFIAYDFRLANLDKYVGNNSLNAGIKFGKANGKGLSIYFHYYSGKSVHGEYFDYSKQYTAVGINLDL